The DNA segment CCCGCCGCCTTCAGGGAGAGGACCAGGACCGGCGTCTCGCCGCTCTGGAAGCGGTCCACCATGCGTTCGCGCTCCAGGACCGGCGTGCCGCCGTGGAGCAGGTCCACCGGGACGGCCCGGGCGGCGAGGTGGGAGGCGATCAGGCGGGCCATCCCCACGTACTGCGTGAACACCAACGCCGAACCGTCCTCGGCCAGCAAGGTGTCCAGCAGTTCGTCCAGCAGCGTCAGCTTGCCGGAGCGGACGGCCAGGCGGTCCGGCGCCGCCGCCTCGGCCTCCTTGAGATAGAGGGCCGGGTGGTCGCAGATCTGCTTCAGGGACGTCAGCAGCTTCAGGACCAGGCCCTTGCGCGCCATGCCCTCCGCCGTCTCGATGACGTACATCGACTCACGCACCACCGCCTCGTACAGCGACGCCTGTTCACGGGTGAGCGGGACCGGGTGGTCCGTCTCCGTCTTGGGCGGTAGCTCCGGGACGATTCCGGGGTCGGACTTCTTGCGGCGCAGCAGGAAGGGCCGGATCAGGCGGGCCAGCCGGTCCACCGCCTCCTCGTCCTCGCCGTTCTCCACTGCGCGGGCGTGCCGGGCGCGAAAGGACTTCAGGGGACCGAGCAGGCCGGGGGTCGTCCAGTCGAGCAGGGCCCAGAGCTCGGAGAGGTTGTTCTCTACCGGTGTGCCGGTCAGCGCCACGCGCGCGGGCGTCGGGATGGTGCGAAGGGCCTTCGCCGTGGCCGAGTAGGGGTTCTTCACATGCTGCGCCTCGTCGGCGACGACCATGCCCCAGGTGTGCTGGGCCAGAGTCGGCGCCGCCGACCGCATCGTGCCGTACGTCGTGAGGACGAAGCCGCCGTCCATGTCCTCCAGGGTGCGGTCCGGGCCGTGGAAGCGGCGCACGGGGACTCCGGGCGCGAAACGGGTGATCTCCCGTTGCCAGTTGCCGAGCAGCGAGGCCGGGCAGACGACGAGGGTCGGGGCCGTCCGCGCGCGTTTCAGATGCAGGGCGATGACCGTGATCGTCTTGCCGAGTCCCATGTCGTCGGCCAGGCAGCCACCGAGCCCGAGGGACGTCATGAGGTCCAGCCATGCCAGGCCCCGGAGTTGGTAGTCCCGCAGCGTCGCCCGCAGTCCCGGGGGCGGTTCGGCCGGGCGTACCCCCGACGTCAGCCGGTCGCGCAGGGCGGCCAGGGCGCCGACCGGTACCGCCTCGACCGTCTCGCCGTCGACCTCCGCGCTGCCGGTGAGGGCGACGGACAGCGCGTCGACCGGGTCGAGCAGGCCCAGTTCGCGCTTGCGGGCCTTGCGGACCAGGGCCGGGTCGACCAGCACCCAGGCGTCCCGCAGCCGGACGACCGGGCGGTGTGCCTCGGCGAGCGCGTCCATCTCGGTCTCGCTGAGCGGGTCGCCGCCGATCGCCAACTGCCAGCGGAACTGGAGGAGTTCCTCGCTCTCGAAGAAGCCGGTGCCGTCGGTCGCCGAGCCTGGCGCGGGCCGTACGACCGCGGCGGCGCTCAGGTCATGGGCCAGGTCCCGGGGCCAGTGCACCGCCACTCCGGCCGCAGCGAGGCGGGTCGTCGCCACGCCGAGCAGGTCGCCCAACTCCTCGTCGGACAGGGCCAGCACGTCGGGCACGTCCTGCTCGGACAGCCGGTCGAGCGGGGCCCACACCCGGGCCGCCCGCCGCACCGCCAGCGCCGCGTCCACCCGCGCGCGTGGCCCGAAGGCAGCGTCGGCCTCCCCCGACCACAGGGCGGCCGCGTCGGCCACCAGGGTCGGGTCGGCGAGGCTGTGCACCTGGACGATCGCCGCGCCCGCGCTGCGTACGCCGTCGTCCCGGTCGTCGAAGAGGTCGTAGGCCGAGAGGTCCAGCCGGAGCGAGACCCGCACGCCCGCGTCCATGCCGGCGGCGACCTCGGCCGCCCATTCGTGCGCGGCGGGCAGGGGCTGGGCCTCGCGCGCGGCGAAGGGCTTGCCCGAGGCGTGCGGTGCGGCGGGGGTGCGGGGCAGGGTGTCCGCGACGGCGTCCAGGAAGGAGCGCATCAGCGCCTCGGGCTCGGGCAGTCGCAGCGGACCCGGGCCGGGCAGCGGGACCGCATGGCCTTCGGAGGGCAGGGCGGCGGCGACCGCTCGCAGGTGGGCGATGTCGTCCGGGTCGAGGGGACCGGCCCGCCAGGCGTCATGGCCGATGGGCGTGAGGCCGGGCAGCAGCCGGCCCCGCGCGGTGAGCCGCAGCGCATGCAGCGCGGCCGCGCCCCAGCAGGCCGTGGCGGGATGGGCGGCCGGGTCGCGCCGGGCCCGCACGAGCAGCGGCAGCGCCTCGCCGAGCGGCAAGGACAGGGCGGGGGTGGTCCTGCGGCGGACTCCGGTGCCATGGCGGCGCACGACGGTGAGCTCGGTGTCCTCGGCGGGCAGCGGGCCACCGTCCGGATCCCAGAAGGCGATCCGCCCCTCGCGCGGCAGGGAGCCGGGCAGGAAGACGGCCGCGAGGCGGACGGGGACGGCGCCGCCTCCCGGCCGCTCGGCCACCGCGGTGTCGCCGCCGTGCGCAAGCCTGTCGCTCATACGTCCTGTCACCTCCCGCCCATGAGTCGGATCAACCGTCTCCGACTCTACGGGCGGGGTCTGACAATCGGCCCCGGCGACCGTTCAGGGCGACCGGTCCGGACGACCGGAACGGGCCGCGACTTCACGGAGTCGTCGACGGGATCATCAAGGGATGGTGCGCGAGACGACGTACACGAACGGATTGTCCGGGTCGGACATGTTCACGACGACGTCCTGGGTCGGTGCCGGGTCCTTCTGATTGTTGACGAGGCCGTACCACGGGCCGGGGCGCTTGAAGTCCCAGCCGGTGACCTTCTGGTCGCGGGCGCTGATGGTGATGGCGTCCGGCTTCAGCTCACCGAAGCTGACGCCCATCTTCTTCAGGAACCAGTCCAGGTTCCCCTTGGGCGTCTGGAACTGGACGTAGAGACGGCTGGTCCGCCAGTTGTTCGTCTCGTAGTAGGCGACCTTGCCCGACGGATCCGGGACCGGGATCTGGTAGAGCCTGCGCTGGACCTTCGACGGCCAGCCCTCGGAGAGGCCGG comes from the Streptomyces sp. NBC_00443 genome and includes:
- a CDS encoding sugar kinase, with product MTMSLPRQADSPDEQQPTEDRRHKIRRRALTLLIIVLLIGVPAGYLVISANQSRDSGKDKEEKYSATGLSEGWPSKVQRRLYQIPVPDPSGKVAYYETNNWRTSRLYVQFQTPKGNLDWFLKKMGVSFGELKPDAITISARDQKVTGWDFKRPGPWYGLVNNQKDPAPTQDVVVNMSDPDNPFVYVVSRTIP
- a CDS encoding DEAD/DEAH box helicase; this encodes MSDRLAHGGDTAVAERPGGGAVPVRLAAVFLPGSLPREGRIAFWDPDGGPLPAEDTELTVVRRHGTGVRRRTTPALSLPLGEALPLLVRARRDPAAHPATACWGAAALHALRLTARGRLLPGLTPIGHDAWRAGPLDPDDIAHLRAVAAALPSEGHAVPLPGPGPLRLPEPEALMRSFLDAVADTLPRTPAAPHASGKPFAAREAQPLPAAHEWAAEVAAGMDAGVRVSLRLDLSAYDLFDDRDDGVRSAGAAIVQVHSLADPTLVADAAALWSGEADAAFGPRARVDAALAVRRAARVWAPLDRLSEQDVPDVLALSDEELGDLLGVATTRLAAAGVAVHWPRDLAHDLSAAAVVRPAPGSATDGTGFFESEELLQFRWQLAIGGDPLSETEMDALAEAHRPVVRLRDAWVLVDPALVRKARKRELGLLDPVDALSVALTGSAEVDGETVEAVPVGALAALRDRLTSGVRPAEPPPGLRATLRDYQLRGLAWLDLMTSLGLGGCLADDMGLGKTITVIALHLKRARTAPTLVVCPASLLGNWQREITRFAPGVPVRRFHGPDRTLEDMDGGFVLTTYGTMRSAAPTLAQHTWGMVVADEAQHVKNPYSATAKALRTIPTPARVALTGTPVENNLSELWALLDWTTPGLLGPLKSFRARHARAVENGEDEEAVDRLARLIRPFLLRRKKSDPGIVPELPPKTETDHPVPLTREQASLYEAVVRESMYVIETAEGMARKGLVLKLLTSLKQICDHPALYLKEAEAAAPDRLAVRSGKLTLLDELLDTLLAEDGSALVFTQYVGMARLIASHLAARAVPVDLLHGGTPVLERERMVDRFQSGETPVLVLSLKAAGTGLNLTRAGHVVHFDRWWNPAVEEQATDRAYRIGQTQPVQVHRLITEGTVEDRIAEMLESKRALADAILGTGESALTELTARELSDLVSLRRES